A single Streptomyces mirabilis DNA region contains:
- the frr gene encoding ribosome recycling factor encodes MIEETLLEAEEKMEKAVVVAKEDFAAIRTGRAHPAMFNKIVADYYGALTPINQLASFSVPEPRMAVVTPFDKSAMRNIEQAIRDSDLGVNPSNDGNIIRVVFPELTEERRKDYIKVAKTKGEDAKVSIRSVRRKAKDAIDKLIKDGEVGEDEGRRAEKELDDTTAKYVAQVDELLKHKEAELLEV; translated from the coding sequence GTGATCGAAGAGACCCTCCTCGAGGCCGAGGAGAAGATGGAGAAGGCCGTCGTGGTCGCCAAGGAGGACTTCGCCGCGATCCGCACCGGCCGTGCGCACCCGGCGATGTTCAACAAGATCGTGGCCGACTACTACGGCGCGCTGACGCCGATCAACCAGCTGGCCTCGTTCTCGGTGCCGGAGCCGCGCATGGCCGTGGTGACCCCGTTCGACAAGAGCGCGATGCGCAACATCGAGCAGGCGATCCGCGACTCCGACCTGGGCGTCAACCCGAGCAACGACGGCAACATCATCCGGGTGGTGTTCCCCGAGCTGACCGAGGAGCGCCGCAAGGACTACATCAAGGTCGCCAAGACCAAGGGCGAGGACGCCAAGGTGTCCATCCGCTCGGTCCGCCGCAAGGCCAAGGACGCCATCGACAAGCTGATCAAGGACGGCGAGGTCGGCGAGGACGAGGGCCGCCGCGCGGAGAAGGAGCTCGACGACACCACCGCGAAGTACGTCGCACAGGTGGACGAGCTCCTGAAGCACAAGGAAGCGGAGCTGCTCGAGGTCTGA
- a CDS encoding ABC transporter ATP-binding protein, producing the protein MPTEHSRARNALLRVEAATVRFGGRPVLDAVGLDVAEHEIVCVLGPSGSGKSTLLRAVAGLQSLDAGRVLLAGRDQAGVPAHKRGVGLMFQDHQLFPQRDVGGNVAFGLRMHGASKDQQAARVQELLELVGLPGAQARAVAALSGGEQQRVALARALAPRPRLLMLDEPLGQLDRSLRERLVVELRQLFGELGTTVLAVTHDQGEAFALADRVVVMREGRIAQSGTPLEVWTHPADEFVARFLGFDNVVAATVRDRLADTPWGKVPVPEGTAQGPGTLLVRPAGVRLVAPADGLRCTVAARTFRGTHVAVQLKPEGAPPIEAACALREAPAPGDEVGVAFEAAEIVVLGEPSAP; encoded by the coding sequence ATGCCGACGGAGCATTCCCGCGCGCGGAACGCCCTGCTGAGGGTCGAGGCCGCGACCGTACGCTTCGGCGGTCGGCCGGTACTCGACGCCGTCGGCCTCGACGTCGCCGAGCACGAGATCGTGTGTGTGCTCGGACCGAGCGGCAGCGGCAAGTCCACGCTGCTGCGCGCGGTGGCCGGACTGCAGTCGCTCGACGCGGGCCGCGTGCTCCTGGCGGGACGCGACCAGGCCGGGGTGCCCGCGCACAAGCGGGGCGTCGGGCTGATGTTCCAGGACCACCAGCTCTTCCCGCAGCGGGACGTGGGCGGCAATGTCGCCTTCGGGCTGCGCATGCACGGCGCGTCGAAGGACCAACAGGCCGCACGGGTCCAGGAGCTGCTGGAGCTGGTCGGGCTGCCCGGGGCCCAGGCGCGCGCTGTCGCCGCCCTCTCGGGTGGTGAGCAGCAGCGGGTCGCGCTGGCCCGTGCACTCGCCCCGCGCCCCCGGCTGCTGATGCTCGACGAGCCGCTCGGCCAGCTGGACCGCTCGCTGCGGGAGCGGCTCGTCGTGGAACTCCGGCAGCTCTTCGGCGAGTTGGGCACGACCGTGCTCGCCGTCACCCACGACCAGGGCGAGGCCTTCGCGCTCGCCGACCGGGTCGTGGTGATGCGCGAGGGAAGGATCGCCCAGTCCGGCACGCCACTTGAGGTCTGGACGCACCCGGCGGACGAGTTCGTGGCCCGTTTCCTCGGCTTCGACAACGTGGTCGCGGCGACGGTGCGCGATCGGCTCGCGGACACCCCGTGGGGGAAGGTCCCGGTGCCGGAGGGTACCGCGCAGGGCCCCGGCACCCTCCTCGTACGGCCCGCGGGCGTGCGGCTGGTCGCCCCCGCGGACGGGCTGCGCTGCACCGTGGCCGCACGCACCTTCCGGGGCACCCACGTCGCCGTACAGCTGAAGCCGGAAGGCGCGCCGCCCATCGAGGCGGCGTGCGCGCTGCGGGAGGCGCCCGCGCCTGGCGACGAGGTCGGCGTGGCATTCGAGGCAGCTGAAATCGTGGTGCTCGGGGAGCCGTCGGCGCCATAG
- the rlmN gene encoding 23S rRNA (adenine(2503)-C(2))-methyltransferase RlmN produces the protein MPKPGELTFVAPRGAKKPPRHLADLTPAERKEAVAAIGEKPFRAKQLSQHYFARFAHDPAEWTDIPAAARGKLQEALLPELMTVVRHLSTDQDTTRKTLWRLFDGTLVESVLMRYPDRVTMCISSQAGCGMNCPFCATGQAGLDRNLSTGEIVHQIVDGMRALRDGEIPGGPARLSNIVFMGMGEPLANYKRVVGAIRALTDPEPDGLGLSQRGITVSTVGLVPAIHRFSDEGFKCRLAISLHAPDDELRDALVPVNTRWKVREVLDAGWEYAAKSGRRLSIEYALIRDINDQAWRGDRLGRLLKGKPVHVNLIPLNPTPGSKWTASRPEDEKAFVEAIAAHGVPVTVRDTRGQEIDGACGQLAATER, from the coding sequence ATGCCTAAGCCCGGAGAACTCACATTCGTCGCCCCCCGCGGAGCCAAGAAGCCGCCGCGGCACCTCGCCGACCTCACGCCCGCCGAGCGCAAAGAGGCGGTTGCCGCGATCGGTGAGAAGCCGTTTCGCGCCAAGCAGCTCTCGCAGCACTACTTCGCGCGGTTCGCGCACGACCCCGCGGAGTGGACGGACATCCCGGCCGCCGCGCGCGGCAAGCTCCAGGAGGCGCTGCTTCCCGAGCTGATGACGGTCGTGCGGCATCTGTCGACCGACCAGGACACCACCCGCAAGACCCTGTGGCGCCTGTTCGACGGCACGCTCGTAGAGTCCGTGCTGATGCGCTACCCGGACCGGGTGACCATGTGCATCAGCTCGCAGGCGGGCTGCGGGATGAACTGCCCGTTCTGCGCCACCGGACAGGCCGGGCTGGACCGGAACCTGTCCACGGGCGAGATCGTGCACCAGATCGTGGACGGGATGCGGGCCCTCCGGGACGGCGAGATCCCGGGCGGTCCGGCGCGGCTGAGCAACATCGTCTTCATGGGCATGGGCGAGCCGCTCGCCAACTACAAGCGGGTCGTGGGCGCCATCCGCGCGCTCACCGACCCCGAGCCGGACGGGCTCGGGCTCTCGCAGCGCGGGATCACCGTGTCGACGGTCGGGCTGGTGCCCGCCATCCACCGGTTCTCCGACGAGGGCTTCAAGTGCCGTCTCGCCATCTCGCTGCACGCCCCTGACGACGAGCTGCGCGACGCCCTCGTCCCCGTCAACACGCGGTGGAAGGTGCGCGAGGTGCTCGACGCCGGTTGGGAGTACGCGGCCAAGTCCGGACGCCGGCTGTCCATCGAGTACGCCCTCATCCGGGACATCAACGACCAGGCATGGCGTGGTGACAGGCTCGGGCGGCTGCTCAAGGGCAAGCCCGTGCACGTCAACCTCATCCCGCTGAACCCGACGCCGGGCTCGAAGTGGACCGCCTCGCGGCCCGAGGACGAGAAGGCGTTCGTCGAGGCGATCGCGGCTCACGGGGTGCCGGTGACCGTCCGGGACACCCGGGGCCAGGAGATCGACGGGGCATGCGGACAGCTGGCCGCGACCGAGCGATAG
- a CDS encoding LOG family protein: protein MQPTPLHAAHDHEIESLAEFDKVVSEYGSLARFRVQAVDLTDRTDALLAVDTAGAVFLGCPMDPEAAARVRATGALVFPPIPGLPFDPYRGSLYSPDELFASLDTGYEATPDARAYVWFQQTKADGDIFASMLRAIHDDSVSDALDELLVGTRVVGVMGGHAMARGTEAYEGAARLGRELARAGLTVATGGGPGAMEAANLGAYAAPFDDEMLTEALRLLAEAPSFTPSIGDWARAAFAVRERWPGGGPSVGIPTWFYGHEPPNAFAAHIAKYFANATREDGLLARSNAGVVFLPGAAGTVQEIFDNATPNYYESRGEPTPMVLVNRAHWTEKHPTWPLLQSLARERSMESRIALVDRIQEAPEALKRLGG from the coding sequence GTGCAGCCAACTCCCCTTCACGCCGCCCATGACCACGAGATCGAGTCCCTCGCCGAGTTCGACAAGGTCGTCTCGGAGTACGGCTCGCTCGCCCGGTTCCGCGTCCAGGCCGTGGATCTGACGGACCGTACGGATGCCCTGCTCGCCGTGGACACCGCGGGAGCCGTCTTCCTCGGCTGCCCGATGGACCCCGAGGCGGCTGCACGGGTACGGGCCACCGGCGCGCTCGTCTTTCCGCCCATACCCGGACTGCCCTTCGACCCCTACCGCGGGTCGCTCTACTCCCCGGACGAACTCTTCGCGTCGCTCGACACGGGTTACGAGGCGACCCCGGACGCCCGCGCGTACGTCTGGTTCCAGCAGACCAAGGCCGACGGCGACATCTTCGCGTCGATGCTGCGCGCGATCCACGACGACTCGGTGTCGGACGCGCTCGACGAACTCCTCGTCGGCACCCGAGTCGTGGGCGTGATGGGCGGTCACGCGATGGCACGCGGCACGGAGGCCTACGAGGGCGCCGCACGCCTGGGGCGCGAACTGGCGCGTGCCGGGCTCACGGTCGCCACCGGCGGCGGCCCCGGCGCGATGGAGGCCGCGAACCTCGGCGCGTACGCCGCCCCGTTCGACGACGAGATGCTCACCGAGGCGCTCCGGCTCCTCGCCGAGGCACCGTCGTTCACCCCCTCCATCGGCGACTGGGCGCGCGCCGCCTTCGCCGTGCGCGAGCGCTGGCCGGGCGGCGGCCCCTCCGTCGGCATCCCGACCTGGTTCTACGGCCACGAACCGCCGAACGCCTTCGCCGCCCACATTGCCAAGTACTTCGCCAACGCGACCCGGGAGGACGGGCTGTTGGCCCGTTCGAACGCGGGTGTCGTCTTCCTGCCGGGCGCCGCCGGGACCGTACAGGAGATCTTCGACAACGCGACCCCGAACTACTACGAGTCGCGCGGTGAGCCCACCCCCATGGTTCTTGTGAACCGTGCGCATTGGACCGAAAAACACCCCACTTGGCCCCTTCTCCAATCCCTTGCCCGTGAACGGTCGATGGAGTCCCGGATCGCACTGGTGGACCGGATCCAGGAGGCGCCGGAGGCGCTCAAACGCCTCGGCGGTTAA
- a CDS encoding phosphatidate cytidylyltransferase: MNDSSWGAPPQAGYWGPSEQGPVQGAAPAGPAYDAHNAQQTRPMPIVPDVPAHGGDQDDDRGAARLSGPLFRDDTPSAGSLGTPSQKPQEPMPSPVPQPAPAPQKKSAGRDLGAAIGVGVGLGAVIVASLFVVKAVFVGVIAVAVVVGLWELTSRLEERKGIKAPLVPLAVGGAAMVVSGYVRGAEGAWVAMALTALAVLAWRMTEPPEGYLKDVTAGVFAAFYVPFLATFVAMMLTADDGPRRVLTFLLLTVVSDTGAYAIGWRFGKHKLAPRISPGKTREGLFGAVTFAMVGGALCMQYLIEDGTWWQGLILGFAVAATATLGDLGESMIKRDLGIKDMGTLLPGHGGIMDRLDSLLPTAPVVWLLLVLFVGSG, translated from the coding sequence ATGAACGACTCTTCCTGGGGGGCGCCGCCACAAGCCGGGTACTGGGGGCCGTCCGAGCAGGGGCCTGTCCAGGGGGCAGCCCCGGCGGGTCCCGCATACGATGCGCATAACGCGCAGCAGACTCGCCCCATGCCCATCGTGCCCGACGTACCCGCACACGGCGGAGACCAGGATGACGACCGGGGGGCCGCTCGGCTGAGTGGCCCCCTGTTCCGCGACGACACCCCGTCGGCGGGATCCCTCGGGACCCCGTCGCAGAAGCCGCAGGAGCCCATGCCCAGCCCCGTCCCACAGCCCGCCCCCGCACCGCAGAAGAAGAGTGCGGGACGCGATCTGGGTGCCGCGATAGGGGTCGGCGTCGGGCTCGGTGCGGTGATCGTCGCGTCGTTGTTCGTCGTCAAGGCCGTGTTCGTCGGGGTCATAGCGGTCGCCGTGGTGGTGGGCCTGTGGGAGCTCACGTCACGGCTCGAGGAACGCAAGGGCATCAAGGCGCCGCTCGTCCCGCTGGCGGTGGGCGGTGCGGCGATGGTCGTCTCCGGTTATGTCCGGGGCGCCGAGGGCGCATGGGTGGCGATGGCGCTCACCGCGCTGGCGGTCCTGGCCTGGCGGATGACGGAACCGCCCGAGGGCTATCTCAAGGACGTCACGGCGGGCGTCTTCGCGGCCTTCTACGTGCCGTTCCTGGCGACGTTCGTGGCCATGATGCTGACCGCCGACGACGGTCCGCGCCGCGTCCTGACGTTCCTGCTGCTGACGGTCGTCAGCGACACGGGCGCGTACGCGATCGGCTGGCGCTTCGGCAAGCACAAGCTGGCGCCGCGTATCAGCCCCGGCAAGACCCGTGAGGGCCTGTTCGGAGCGGTCACCTTCGCGATGGTCGGGGGCGCTCTGTGCATGCAGTACCTGATCGAGGACGGCACGTGGTGGCAGGGGCTGATCCTGGGCTTCGCGGTCGCGGCCACCGCCACGCTCGGCGACCTCGGCGAGTCCATGATCAAGCGGGACCTGGGCATCAAGGACATGGGCACCCTGCTACCGGGCCACGGCGGCATCATGGACCGGCTGGACTCGCTGCTGCCGACGGCGCCGGTGGTCTGGCTACTGCTGGTGCTCTTCGTGGGATCCGGCTGA
- a CDS encoding DUF6479 family protein, with protein sequence MSNASMYLAEPSGLISLALFLIAVALITLLAGSFWLSCRMRTRAPRLPRAEEQPHMPQGGPVREMREIREPAEIPKVAKGQHALTPYELTHMSTRTSPSQKRERWHDGGSGSFGSGGLGHH encoded by the coding sequence ATGAGTAATGCATCGATGTATTTGGCGGAGCCCAGCGGTCTGATCAGCCTCGCGCTGTTCCTGATCGCCGTGGCACTCATCACGCTCCTGGCCGGCAGCTTCTGGCTGAGCTGCCGTATGCGGACCCGCGCACCGCGTCTGCCCCGCGCCGAGGAACAGCCGCACATGCCGCAGGGCGGCCCGGTCCGCGAGATGCGGGAGATCCGGGAGCCCGCCGAGATACCCAAGGTGGCCAAGGGCCAGCACGCTCTCACCCCGTACGAGCTGACCCACATGTCGACCCGCACGAGCCCGTCGCAGAAGCGAGAGCGCTGGCACGACGGCGGGAGCGGCTCGTTCGGCAGCGGTGGACTGGGCCACCACTGA
- a CDS encoding ABC transporter permease produces the protein MDLARTEVAPRRSRKESATRIGLMALPVAFFAVFFAYPVAAIVARGLKIDGVWRFGRIGEVLAQSDIRHVLWFTTWQALASTALTLLIALPGAYVFARFDFRGKQVLRAVVTVPFVLPTVVVGTAFLALVGRGGLLDQLWGVRLDTTVWAILLAHVFFNYAVVVRTVGGLWSQLDPRQEEAARMLGASRFAAWRKVTLPALSPAVAAAALMVFLFTFTSFGVVQILGGPTFSTLEVEIYRQTSEIFDLATAAVLTIVQFVAVGAILAVHAWTVRRRETALRLVAPEVTVRRPRGAGQWALLGGVLASILVLLVLPLGVLVQRSLDVPGGYGFAYYKALTSADSGIFLVAPIAAIGNSLEYALAATAIAVVIGGLAAAALTRRTGRLVRGFDALLMLPLGVSAVTVGFGFLIALDEPPLDLRSSWILVPLAQALVGVPFVVRTMLPVLRAVDGRLREAAAVLGASPWRVWREVDLPMVRRALLIAAGFAFAVSLGEFGATVFIARPDNPTLPVAVARLLGRAGDLNYGQAMALSTILMVVCAVALLLLERIRTDRTGEF, from the coding sequence GTGGACCTCGCTCGTACTGAAGTAGCGCCTCGAAGGAGCCGCAAGGAGAGCGCGACGCGGATCGGGCTGATGGCCCTGCCCGTCGCGTTCTTCGCCGTCTTCTTCGCCTACCCCGTCGCCGCGATCGTCGCCCGCGGCCTCAAGATCGACGGGGTCTGGCGGTTCGGACGGATCGGTGAGGTGCTCGCGCAGTCCGACATCCGGCACGTCCTGTGGTTCACCACCTGGCAGGCGCTCGCCTCCACGGCGCTCACGCTGCTGATCGCGCTCCCCGGCGCGTATGTCTTCGCGCGCTTCGACTTCAGGGGCAAGCAGGTGCTGCGGGCGGTGGTGACGGTCCCGTTCGTGCTGCCGACGGTCGTGGTCGGTACGGCGTTCCTGGCCCTGGTGGGCCGGGGCGGACTCCTCGACCAGCTGTGGGGCGTACGGCTGGACACCACCGTCTGGGCGATTCTGCTCGCGCACGTCTTCTTCAACTACGCGGTGGTCGTACGGACCGTCGGCGGGCTCTGGTCGCAGCTCGACCCGCGTCAGGAGGAGGCCGCGCGGATGCTGGGTGCCTCCCGGTTCGCGGCCTGGCGCAAGGTGACGCTGCCGGCGCTGAGCCCGGCCGTGGCCGCCGCAGCGCTGATGGTCTTCCTCTTCACCTTCACCTCGTTCGGTGTGGTGCAGATCCTCGGCGGGCCGACCTTCTCCACCCTCGAGGTCGAGATCTACCGGCAGACCTCGGAGATCTTCGACCTCGCGACCGCGGCGGTGCTGACGATCGTCCAGTTCGTGGCGGTCGGCGCGATCCTCGCCGTGCACGCCTGGACCGTACGCCGCCGGGAGACCGCCCTGCGCCTGGTGGCTCCGGAGGTGACCGTGCGCCGACCCCGCGGGGCCGGGCAGTGGGCGCTGTTGGGCGGGGTCCTGGCGAGCATCCTCGTTCTTCTCGTCCTGCCGCTCGGGGTACTGGTCCAGCGGTCCCTGGACGTACCCGGCGGCTACGGATTCGCGTACTACAAGGCGTTGACCTCGGCCGACAGCGGCATCTTCCTGGTGGCGCCGATCGCGGCGATCGGCAACTCGCTGGAGTACGCGCTGGCCGCCACCGCCATCGCCGTCGTGATCGGCGGTCTGGCGGCCGCCGCGCTCACCCGGCGGACCGGGCGTCTCGTACGGGGCTTCGACGCGTTGCTGATGCTGCCGCTCGGCGTGTCCGCCGTGACCGTCGGGTTCGGCTTCCTGATCGCGCTCGACGAACCGCCGCTGGATCTGCGTTCCTCCTGGATCCTGGTGCCGCTCGCGCAGGCGCTGGTGGGCGTCCCCTTCGTCGTACGCACCATGCTGCCGGTGCTGCGGGCGGTGGACGGACGGCTCCGGGAGGCCGCCGCCGTCCTCGGAGCGTCGCCCTGGCGGGTGTGGCGGGAGGTCGACCTGCCGATGGTGCGGCGGGCGCTGCTGATCGCGGCGGGGTTCGCCTTCGCCGTGTCGTTGGGCGAGTTCGGGGCGACGGTCTTCATCGCGCGGCCTGACAACCCCACCCTGCCGGTTGCCGTGGCCCGGCTGCTCGGGCGTGCCGGTGACCTCAACTACGGCCAGGCGATGGCCCTTTCGACGATCTTGATGGTGGTGTGCGCGGTGGCCCTGTTGCTGTTGGAGCGCATCCGCACCGACCGGACGGGGGAGTTCTGA
- a CDS encoding VOC family protein, which produces MYQQMIFVNLAVNDVDTSKKFFTELGYTINPQFTTDDCACVVISDTIIAMLLSKQRYTDFTKKEIADPTKTSEVLLCLSAESREKVDELCDKALAAGGSGTREAQDHGFMYGRTFDDLDGHTWEVMWMDPAAVQS; this is translated from the coding sequence ATGTACCAGCAGATGATCTTCGTGAACCTCGCCGTGAACGACGTCGACACCTCGAAGAAGTTCTTCACCGAGCTCGGCTACACGATCAACCCGCAGTTCACGACGGACGACTGCGCCTGTGTCGTCATCAGCGACACGATCATCGCGATGCTGCTGAGCAAGCAGCGCTACACGGACTTCACGAAGAAGGAGATCGCGGACCCGACGAAGACCAGCGAGGTGCTGCTGTGTCTGAGCGCCGAGAGCCGCGAGAAGGTCGACGAGCTCTGCGACAAGGCCCTCGCGGCGGGCGGCTCGGGGACCCGGGAGGCCCAGGACCACGGCTTCATGTACGGCCGCACCTTCGACGACCTGGACGGCCACACCTGGGAAGTCATGTGGATGGACCCGGCCGCGGTCCAGAGCTGA
- a CDS encoding thiamine ABC transporter substrate-binding protein — protein sequence MTKRTTTAIVIGLGLVTLSACGSSDSGGAGDSKTVTLVSHDSWAVSKSVLQDFEKQSGYKVRVLKDGDAGQAVNKAILTKDNPQGDVFFGVDNTLLSRALDNGLFQSYEAKGSDQIVQQYRIDQDKHRVTPIDSGDICVNYDKAYFSKHKLAPPTSFDDLIKPAYKNLLVTENASTSSPGLGFLLGTAAKYGDDGWQDYWKKLRANGVKVVDGWEQAYNDEFSGSAGGKKAKADRPLVVSYASSPPAEVIYADPKPKTAPTGVASGTCFRQVEYAGLLNNAKNTKGGKALLDFLISVEFQDDMPLNMFVYPVRETARVPEEFVKFGPQAEHPETLAPAKIADNRDQWVKSWTSLVLK from the coding sequence ATCACCAAGAGGACGACCACGGCCATCGTCATCGGGCTGGGCCTCGTCACGCTGTCCGCGTGCGGGTCCTCCGACAGCGGCGGCGCCGGGGACTCCAAGACCGTCACGCTCGTCAGCCACGACTCGTGGGCCGTGTCGAAGAGCGTGCTGCAGGACTTCGAGAAGCAGTCAGGGTACAAGGTCAGGGTCCTCAAGGACGGCGACGCCGGGCAGGCCGTCAACAAGGCCATCCTCACCAAGGACAACCCGCAGGGCGACGTCTTCTTCGGCGTCGACAACACCCTGCTGTCCCGTGCGCTCGACAACGGGCTGTTCCAGTCGTACGAGGCCAAGGGCTCCGACCAGATCGTCCAGCAGTACCGGATCGACCAGGACAAGCACCGGGTCACGCCCATCGACTCCGGTGACATCTGCGTCAACTACGACAAGGCCTACTTCAGCAAGCACAAGCTGGCCCCGCCCACCTCGTTCGACGACCTGATCAAGCCCGCGTACAAGAACCTCCTCGTCACCGAGAACGCGTCCACGTCCTCGCCCGGCCTCGGCTTCCTGCTCGGGACCGCCGCGAAGTACGGCGACGACGGGTGGCAGGACTACTGGAAGAAGCTCAGGGCCAACGGCGTGAAGGTGGTCGACGGCTGGGAGCAGGCCTACAACGACGAATTCTCCGGGTCCGCGGGAGGCAAGAAGGCCAAGGCCGACCGGCCGCTGGTCGTCTCGTACGCCTCCTCCCCGCCCGCCGAGGTGATCTACGCCGACCCGAAGCCGAAGACCGCGCCGACCGGGGTCGCGAGCGGCACCTGCTTCCGCCAGGTCGAGTACGCGGGGCTGCTGAACAACGCGAAGAACACCAAGGGCGGCAAGGCGCTCCTCGACTTCCTCATCAGCGTCGAATTCCAGGACGACATGCCGCTGAACATGTTCGTGTACCCGGTCCGCGAGACCGCCCGGGTGCCCGAGGAGTTCGTGAAGTTCGGCCCGCAGGCCGAGCACCCCGAGACCCTGGCCCCCGCCAAGATCGCCGACAACCGTGACCAGTGGGTCAAGTCGTGGACCTCGCTCGTACTGAAGTAG
- a CDS encoding LAETG motif-containing sortase-dependent surface protein — protein MSISRRTARSVRILGVASATAALALGAAGNALACNISEFSAEAKCDGTKGIISVTDVDASGAKATVSVFLESNGADAKKVGEQEVQGSRQGVTITFAEDWKPNATYRVHVKAGNQVDADIKENVTAPSTACATESPSPSASETPKPSKTPSSPASSGTPSANPSESESSAAPATPGDNAPSPAAGSSNLAETGANSNTPMIAGIAGALVLVGGGAVFFGMRRRGASKSS, from the coding sequence GTGTCCATATCTCGCCGTACCGCACGTTCCGTGCGAATCCTCGGTGTTGCCTCCGCCACCGCCGCGCTCGCGCTCGGTGCCGCCGGCAACGCCCTTGCTTGCAACATCAGTGAGTTCTCCGCCGAAGCCAAGTGCGACGGCACCAAGGGCATCATCTCCGTCACGGACGTGGATGCTTCCGGCGCCAAGGCGACCGTCTCCGTGTTCCTGGAGTCCAATGGCGCCGACGCGAAGAAGGTCGGCGAGCAGGAAGTCCAGGGCTCGCGCCAAGGCGTCACCATCACCTTCGCCGAGGACTGGAAGCCGAACGCCACGTACCGCGTCCACGTCAAGGCCGGTAACCAGGTCGACGCGGACATCAAGGAGAACGTGACCGCTCCGTCCACGGCCTGCGCGACCGAGTCGCCCTCGCCGTCGGCCTCGGAGACCCCGAAGCCGTCGAAGACCCCGTCCTCGCCCGCTTCCTCGGGGACGCCTTCCGCGAACCCGTCGGAGTCGGAGAGCAGCGCCGCCCCCGCGACGCCGGGCGACAACGCCCCGTCCCCCGCGGCCGGTAGCTCCAACCTCGCCGAGACCGGTGCGAACTCCAACACGCCGATGATCGCCGGTATCGCCGGTGCCCTCGTGCTGGTCGGCGGCGGAGCGGTGTTCTTCGGCATGCGTCGCCGCGGCGCCTCGAAGTCGAGCTGA
- a CDS encoding maleylpyruvate isomerase family mycothiol-dependent enzyme, protein MTPLAHDRYCDAIEVEVRRLRDVVTSGADLSATVPTCPDWSLERLVRHTGGALRWVELIVRTKAQENVHDERVPLLEGPAAEGDPAALDAWLAETGEMLVAALREAGPDTKVWAWAGDLSSGFWARRMTHELVIHRADATLAAGLPYEVAPDVAADAIDEWLGIIEFVQRTRPHDAAAAELRGPGRSIHLHATDTPPELDAEWVVELTEEGVTWRRDHEKATVALRGPLTDILLAFYRRLPLDDGRLEVLGERELLDFWLERATFG, encoded by the coding sequence ATGACGCCACTCGCACATGACCGCTACTGCGACGCGATCGAAGTGGAGGTGCGGCGACTGAGGGACGTGGTGACGTCCGGGGCCGACCTGTCCGCGACCGTGCCGACCTGCCCGGACTGGTCGCTGGAGCGGCTCGTGCGGCACACGGGCGGGGCGCTGCGCTGGGTCGAGCTCATCGTCCGCACGAAGGCGCAGGAGAACGTCCACGACGAGCGGGTGCCGCTCCTTGAGGGACCCGCCGCCGAGGGCGACCCCGCCGCGCTGGACGCCTGGCTCGCCGAGACCGGCGAGATGCTCGTCGCCGCGCTGCGCGAGGCGGGGCCCGACACCAAGGTGTGGGCCTGGGCCGGGGACCTCAGCTCCGGCTTCTGGGCCCGCCGGATGACGCACGAGCTGGTGATCCACCGCGCCGACGCGACGCTGGCGGCCGGGCTGCCGTACGAGGTGGCGCCCGATGTGGCCGCGGACGCGATCGACGAGTGGCTGGGGATCATCGAGTTCGTGCAGCGGACGCGGCCGCACGATGCCGCCGCGGCCGAACTGCGCGGACCGGGCCGCAGCATCCACCTGCACGCCACCGACACCCCGCCCGAACTCGACGCCGAGTGGGTCGTCGAGCTCACCGAGGAGGGCGTCACCTGGCGCCGGGACCACGAGAAGGCGACCGTCGCGCTGCGCGGCCCGCTCACCGACATCCTGCTTGCCTTCTACCGCCGACTGCCGCTGGACGACGGGCGGTTGGAGGTGCTGGGGGAGCGGGAGCTACTGGACTTCTGGCTGGAGCGGGCGACCTTCGGCTAG